ATAAACTAGATTATGCTATCGGAGTACAAGCACGTAGCGTATCAGCTGACGGTTATATGGTCGACGAAACGATTTTAAGTATGTCTCAAGAGGTGGCAGCTGGCAAAAAAGCGAAAGCCGTTTTATCTATCGAGGATTTTGAGGGATATGATTTCCCTGAATTAAAAGAGGACTTTGAAATGGATTTACACGTATTTAACTATGATTCATTTGAAGATATTGCTCAACATGAGGTAAAAGTGTCATTTGAATAATTTAAATTAATCCCAAAACGTAAAACGACTTCTTGATAAATCGAGCTATCGTTTTACGTTTTTTGCGCTCTATTCACGGAAATAAATCTGCTTATGATGAGTACCGGTTCAAAGATACCTGGTTCTAAATCCACATTTCGTTGGATACTCGTGTTACATGCAATTATAAATATTCAACAAGTAAATAGTCCCAAAATACGACTACAATACAAATCAACGGCAACACTACATACTATCCAATATATCCCTCACAATTGTAATTTATTGTCAGAATAATTCTGTACGCAGGTAAGCGGCACTTAATATATCGTGTCCGGAAAATAGGGGCTTGATCATGGGCACCTATCCAATCTAATACATACGATACACCCTCCGTTCCCCCGCCCACGCATGCCCCAAATAAAACGGAAATGCCACAACCTCCTTCCGCTGAACATACAAAATCTCAGACTTACCCGTTTCATTAAAATCAAAGCTCTTCCCCATCAGATGGGAAGCATTTGTTAACCGCCTCGGCTTTTCACGATACATTTCCTGATGAAGCGAATAGGCGTCCAATACATCTTCACTGTAGTAGAAGGCAAACAAGCCTGGTTGGTTCGTTTGGACGGCATACAGCTTTATTTTCCCGATGTTCAACAAGTTCCGCTCCACCATGTCCGAAATCGCTTGTTCATCATATTCAATCTCATCCAGCTTTTCGGAAGCGTCGTCTGCATACACTTTACCTTCTGAAACGGCCCAGAAAACGCGATGTGCGAGGCCAATCATATCGATTTCAATCGCTAAGGAAAGCACTTCTTGTACAGTTACCATCGTCACGCCAACCTTTCCGCATTCCAATCGATATTGTAAAGAACACCCGTTTCTTTCACGTACCGGACAGCTACTGTTCCAGTTGGACCGTTGCGGTGTTTCGCAATATTGATTTCCAATACATTCGGCTTTTCCGTATCTTTGTCATAGTAATCATCCCGGTATAAAAAGCCAATGACATCGGCGTCTTGTTCAATATTTCCGGAATCACGTAAGTCGCTCATGACCGGTCTTTTATCGTCTCTCACTTCGACACCACGATTCAGCTGGGATAGACAGACAACTGGACAGTTAAACTCCTTCGCCATTTGCTTTAAGTCGTTGCTAATTTGTCCCACGACTTCAGTCCGATTATTCTTTGGGTATTCACCCTGGATGATTTGCAAATAATCGATGAAAATGATGGGTTTCAGGTGTGGATCGGTGTTGATAATTTTTCTTGCTGTGGAACGCATTTGTGACACTTTAAGTCCCGCACGGTCATCGATATGGATATTGGTTGTAGCCAATTCACTGAGAGTAGGCATCCAGTTCGACTTTTGTTTCTCTGTAAAGTGCTGGTAAGGATCGCGCATGCGTAGTCGATTATAGCGCCCAGTTACGGCAATTAACCGATCTATCATGGACACCTTGCTCATTTCTAGTGAAAAGATGATTGGTTTATAGCCAGCGACTCCTGCATGCAATGCAAAATGGTTCAACGTATCTGTCTTTCCCATAGAGGGCCTCGCTGCGATAATGATGAGTTCAGCAGGTTGAAAACCATCGAGGAGCTTGTCCAAAGCATTCAGTCCTGTCGAAACGCCTGGTACATGTGCCATCGGTTCGAAAGGCCTTTCAGCCATGCGAATTAAATCTGCTTGAATACTCGTTTCCATTCCCGCACTGCCCTCTTTTTCTAAATCCTCAAAAGCTTTTTGGATGGCTCCAATCTCCCAACCCCCTTCTTTCGCTTGGAAAAGTATTTTATTCTTCTCACGATTTTTCCACTCTTCCAGCATCATTTCCACATAACTATCAAACTTCGTTGGACTCGCAAAACTCGTCAAATCGGCCAAGTAATTCGCGCCGCCAAGTGCTGCCGGGTCCATCATCGTGAGGAGCGTAACATAATCGACGGGGCGTCTTTTGGCTAATCAATCTTGCATGCAACTGAAAATGTTTTTGTGGATATGGCTAATAAAGAAATCAATCTTCACTTCGCTATCGGTGATTAAATAGTTTTCCGCTAACATCGTCCCTAACACGCTTTTTTCAATCTGCTCGCTACGTTCCGTCATTTACTCTTCCCCCTTGCTGAAGTCTAGTTCCGGTAGGATTGGCAGCCCATTATTTGTTGCACTTCGTGTTCCATTTGCACTTCTAAATTCTTCTAAGTAGTTTTCAAAGTTTGTCGCATTGAACAATGTCGAAGGCCGTAAATATTTATTCCAATGCGTATTGTTTAGCCACATATTCACTTTCGTGTCGATGATATTTTTGAAATCGGCAAGTTCATACCCTTCACGAAAACGTGCATTCACCAATCGCTCTGTTGCTTTTGAAGATGCCTTATATTGCTTGCCAGCTTTTTCATTTAAATAGTTAATCACAGCCACAGCATCGGGATGCTGCCCGACAGTATGTTTTTTAATACTCTTAACCTCTTTGGTTATTGCTAGTGACATTTTGTCATCGCTAGACATGACAGATTGGGCTTCCCCTTCAGGACTTTTTGTTACATTCGATAGGTCATTTTGTCCTGTTTGATGTTGAAGCATCGAATAATTAATTCGATACCATTTTGTCTTGTCCATTTTCATGCGATTATAAGCATCTGTTGAAACGATAAACCCTTTTTCCTCCAGCCGATGAATTACTCTTTGGATTGTTCTTTCGGACCAAAAAAAGAATTCCTCGTTCTTCCATTCTTCATATGTCCTGTAAACCCACTTATACCCATCCCGAATGTTTTTTGAGATGAGCGATTTGTAATGTAGTTGCTGTAATAAAATCGCTTCGTTTAACCCAACTTCCTTCACTAAAGATGGCAGTACGATTAGCGGAGATTCGTTAATTAATAAATTCATCCTTATTCCCCTTTCGATTGTAAAACCTCATGTATTTTGCCGTAGCAAATTTTTCATTGACGAGTAGTCCGTTCACTCTTTATATAGAGTGTTCATTCGAAAAAGGATACAAAAAGATGAAACTTTTTTTATTTGTACAAAGTTGTCAAACACAGTTTCGGATTTTAGCCATATAAAAACACCCCAAAAGATAGGTTTTCAACACTAACTTTTGGGGTGTTTATTGTTATTTACTAAATACTTTACTAGCTACCATTTCTTTTCCACGATCTACTTCTTCACTTTCCAAAAACACTTTATCCGGCTTCACGACAAACATACTTATGAAAGTAGCGACTGTGAAGAGGGCCATAATGACATACAACACGACATCATACGAGTGTGTCTTTTCGAGAATAAGAGCGCTGAGCTGATTGCCTGATAGTCCTGCGATTGCCCAAGCAGATAAAGCCAATCCATGCACAGTCGAAATACTATTTAAACTGAAACGGTCCGACAAGAGTGGTGGCAATGATGAAAAACCTCCGCCGTAACCTGCATTGACAACACAAAGTAAGAGGATAATCAGAATTGCACTAGACTGCTGAATCCCATCAAGCACAATTGTTGCGAACAAGGCGGCAATCGATGATATAAAGATCATTTTATACACTGTATTACGATCTTGTAATCGGTCACCTAATGAAGAGAACATCAACCGTCCACCTGCATTGAAAACAGCTGTTAATGAACTTACTAAGCCAATCGCCCCGAATCCAATGAACGCTAAAATCCCTTTTTCTTGTGAAATTAACGCCAATCCACATGTAATGTTTATGTAGAACATGAGCCAAATACCAATAAATGTTTTATTAGTTAACACCTTTTTATAACTAAAACTTTGGCTTTGTACATTTTCTTCTTCAAACCCAGCAGGTTTCTTTAGCAACACATGCCCAATCACCATCATTACTAAATAGATACCCGCTAACATGTAAAACATGGTATAGACGTTCGCTGTATGTACTAACATCCCCTCATTGTTTCTTTCACCAAGGAGGTATTCCATGAGTGGGCTTGCAATGACTTTTGCTAAGCCGAAACCTGCAACCGCAAATCCCGTTGCCAACCCTTTTTGCTTCCAAAACCAAAGCATTAACGTTTTCACCGGCGTTAAATAACCAATCCCCAGACCAATGCCCATCACAATCCCGTAGGAAATATAAATACCAATCAGTGACTTTTGATAAATAAAGAAACCTGTTCCGGCCATTCCAACGACAAAAAATAGCGCCGCAAGCAGAGATGACTTATGAATGTCTTTTTCCACGAATCTTCCACCAAAAGCGGCGGACATGCCCAGAACGAAAATCGCTAAACTAAATGCCCATTCCACTTCACCAATAGGTTTTCCAATGTAGGAAGCAATGTCATTCTTAAACAACGACCAGCAGTAAACTGTACCAATACTACAGTGAATCAATAACGCAGGCAGTACAGCACGCATCCATTTATTCTCTAATCTACCCATATAACAATCCCTCTTCCTTCGCCATAATAACGAACATAAATAATTAAAACTGTAAACTAATTCGCTTTTAGGGTGAAAATGAACATAAAAATAACCTTTCAACGTTACAATTAAACCTATTCACGAATATAGATGGGATTATTATATATCATCTTCGCACAAAAAAACAGTCTAATTGTGACTGTTTTACAACAGAGTGATTTTTTCTGAGAAGATTACCGGAATTTAAAAGCGCACGCAGTTTCTGCCATCCTTTTTTGCTCTATACAAAGCCTGATCTGCTTTTCGAAATAATTCTTTCTCATTTGCATATTATAATGCCGTTTTGAATCTCTTGAGGACAAACAGCAATGTAATTAACGCCTACCCCAGTCTTGCGTAAATCACCGCCATTTTCATTGGAGAAACTAACCCACGATTGATTCTGGGCAATAATAACCCCTTCGTGATCCAATACAGCGATTTGATCTACTAGTGAATCGAGAACCGCTAGACTAAAAGGTTGCATCATCTCATCTCCTTTCTCTATAAACTTATGGCTAGGTTTTAGAACAGTTCGATATTCAATGGGAACCTAGCACTTTTATCAATAAAAAAGAGCCCTGTCCTCGTAAGGAGCATGGGCTTGGTCGCTTGTCATTATAGTAGCATATTCTGTTGATTACTTATATCGATAAGAACTCTGTATTGCAGCATAAATCATGGATAGGTAACTACCCTCTCTTAAGCCTTTACGCGATACTCCAAATTATGCTTTTTCAGTGTTTCATCTTCACCGAATAGGAAATGTTTCTCCATATCTGGGGAGTATCTTGAGTTGATTGTTTCCACGCCGACCGCTTCCGCTACAGCGCGCAACATTGCCGGGGAGGCACCACAGCATAACCCAATATAATTTACACCAATTTCTTTTGCCGCTTTTGCCCACTCAGCTAATTCATAACGGTTATGATAAAGCGGGTCTAGCGCAGTTGGGAATGTTGTTTCTAATGGGAGTTCACAACTGCAACCTGCATCTGGTAAATTGAAAAATGTAGGATTTTCTTCTGTCGTACGGTAAGGGATTGGCAATGCCCCAACATAGCCTTCCACGTTTTGTCGGATTTTTTCAAGGTATGGTTGCATCGTATCCGGACCACGGAAACAGTTCATCCCTACAACTAGCGCACCTTTTTCAGAAAGGATTCTACAAGATTCCTCCACCGTATAGCCATCTCTTAAAATATTTTCTCCCATCAATCCTAACGTGATGACTGCAGGTAAATCATGCTTTAAAATCTCCTCTAAAGCAATCACAGCTTCTTCATGGTAATAAAACGTCTCACCATTAATGAAGTCAACTTCCTCTTCCTTACACCATTTTACCATTTCAGCGAACATGCTTCTCACTTGGTCTTTTGATGCCGGATCTTCTGGGTCAAAAATATTCGTATTTGAAATATTCCCCGCTACCAACGCTTCCTCTGTCGGATGTTCTTTGGCAACTTCTTTCGCCAAACGAATCGCATTTCTATTCAATGGTTCCAATAATTCCTCTTTCCCAATAATACGCATTTTTTCTCTGTGGGCATTATACGTAAATGCCAACACAACATCTGAGCCAGCATTCATAAAATCCCTATAAGTCTGTTTCAGCGCATCGGGATTATCTAGCGCAACCTCGGGCACAAATGAACCTGCTTGTAAATAACCTCTTCGCTCTAATTCAAATAAATACCCTTCTCCTACAATTACCGGACCGTCTTTTAACCTTTGCTCCAAACTGCGTTTCATTTCATTTCCTCCTCTTTAATAAGTCGTGCTTTTTATATTTACCAAAAATAAAACCCCTTCTTTTGATAAGAAGAGGTTGATGGTATCAATGTTTCACTCTTCTTATCTCCAAGCTGTACGCTACTGGAATTAGCACAGTACTTTAAAAGTCTGTTGCTGAGGCTTCAAAGGGCCAGTCCCTCCACCTCTCTGGATAAGAAAGTTGCTTATTAAGTTGGTAATGAATACTTTACATATCTTTTAACTGAATGTCAATGTTATTCTGAATATACAAAAATTAACTCACCTCTAAAACAATACAAAATTGCATTGGAACCAAGCACTCAAAATCAACGTCATATGTTTTCGCCGAAAATCCCAGCTTTTGTTCATTGATTGGGTTGTTCATTATCTAGAGAGAAGTTCGTTTTAGAAAAGGATGAAACTTTTTTTGAAAAGGTATAAATTTCACGGATTCTTGATATACATCAAGTCTAAATTTGGGTAATCTATATATACTACTTCAGTTAAAATCAATTTATTAAATTTGCTGACGGCTGAAGCAAAGAAAAGGTGATTGTAGTTGGAAGATTTTTTAGCATCAAAAAGAAATACAAGTGGTTTCTCACATAGTAAAATCATTTTGACCGGAGAACATGCAGTTGTTTATGGAAATCCGGCTATTGCGCTGCCATTTCCACTCAAAGTGGAGGCTATCATTGAAGAAATAACAAGTGACATCATCGTAGAATCTACGTTTTATACCGGACCGTTGGAACAGATTCCTACAAAATTAAAAGGAATCAGCGCCTGTATCCAACAAGTTTTGAGCGATTTAAATCGTCCTTGTGACAAACTAAAGATAACGATTCATTCCCAAATTCCTATTGGGAAAGGTCTTGGATCTAGTGCGGCGATTGCTGTCGCGATTGTCAGAGGATTATTTTCCTTTTTCGAAACGAAGTTAGATGACGAGACACTGGCAGCCTTTGTACATACTGCTGAAGTGTATGCTCACGGGAATCCAAGTGGCATCGATATGGCTACAGCGATGAGCGATACACCCATCTGGTTTCAAAACGGAGACATTGTTCGTCTCGAAGTCACTTCCCCTCTCCATTTTGTAATTGCTGATTCAGGAAGGATTGGTAATACGCAAAAAACAGTGAGTCGGGTCAGAGCGCTATACGATAAAGATGAAGTTTTAAAGGAAAACTCATTGAGAAGAATGAAAGAAATTGCTTTTGCCGCTAAATCTGCCATGGCCAAAGGGGATATACTGGAACTCGGCAAACTCCTTAATAAAAATCATTCTGAATTGATTCGAATTGGCGTGAGTGATGATGGGTTGAATCAACTTGTCCATACTGCGAAAAAAGCGGGAGCGCTTGGGGCCAAATTAACAGGTGGCGGTGATGGGGGCTGTATGCTTGCTTTGACGGACTCAAAGGAGAAAGCGGAAGAAATTTCAAGTGCGCTAGCTTCTGCAGGCGCACATCAAACGTGGTGCTTTACAATTGAATCTTAGGTAAATGATTTAATAGAATAGACAATACGTTTTACATTTATGGCGAATCATTCATTCCTCCAAAATGGATGATTCTTTTTTCAAACTTGATGTACGTCAAGTTTTTTTGATGCCTTTCATGTAAACTACACATATCTTCCCTCTTGAGAATGATTCTCAATTTCATTTACAATAGGATATATCATAGAAAGGATGTGTCATTTTATGAGTCATCATAAAAAAGGACATCAAAATACCCAAGATCATGAAAAAGAAAATATTGAGGTATGGGAAGATCTCGTTCATATAAAGGATTTGCTTTTAGCATTACTAATCTGTTCCGTCACGACACTCAGCGGTTATTTTATTGCCCCAAGTGAACCCCCTAAACCATTATTTTTTGGTTTGTTCGGAGCCTTGATTGGCTTTTTAATTACGAGTATAATCATACAGCCGAAACGAACTTTTAATGGGACAAAGGAGGAGAAATAATATGGATATAACCTTACTTTTGCAAATGGTTGGTATCGCAATGCTCGCGGCGATTATTTATACGATTATTGGCGTTGCGCCTGGAACGGATGAGACGGCAACCATTGCCCCAGTCATATTGGTCCTAGTATTATCCGGACTAGAGCCAATCCTTGTCCTTACTTTCTTTATGTCTGCCATTGTTTCTAGTAAATTGACAGATTCCATTCCTGTCGCTCTAGCTGGAATTCCCGGGGGCGTCATGGCGACCCCGCAAGTAGAGCATGCACTTATCTTAAAAAAACATGGCCTAACGGATGTAACGATTCGAAAAATGGCTTCGGGTTCTGTCATTGGGACACTCGTTTCTGTGCCTGTGAGTTTATTATTTGCTCATGCACTCATCCCGTTCGCTGATGTCATTAAGGAATACGGGAGCTCATTGTTTTTTGCTGGCGCGATTATACTAGCACTCATAAGTAAAAATCGCTGGGTAGCACTAGTATCGATTCTCCCCTTCGCACTTTTAATCGAAGGGTTACGCCATCTCTATTGGGATACTGGCGTAGTACCAGCGGGAACGAATGTATTTATTTCTTTCTTCCTCGGCATTACAATTGGTCCAATGATCGTAACTTTGTTTGGATTGTTAAACAAGGAAAAAAGAGATCGATTAGAACGATTTGGGAAAAAAGACATCTATTTTAAACAAGAGAAGATAGATGGAATAAAAGCAAATCCATTTACCATTTTAACTAAGAAGGAGATTGGATTCAGTTCTTTATCCTCAGCGATTGGCTCCATTGCGTTTATTCTGAGCCCTGTCGGTTTAACGACATTTCTCGGGGAAGTGTTTACGAGTAGAATAAAGGACCCGGTAAAGAAAGCGTCTCTTGCCATTGCCTCTATGGATGCATTGGCAAATGCCACTTATATTTCGGGTGTGTTGATCCCACTCATTGCGCTTGGAATTCCATTGTCTCCGACGGCAATGGGCCCTGGTAATCCTTTATTTAACGCACCACCCGTTTTCACCATCGATCATAATCTCCACCATATTCTTTCAAATGGTGACTTTATTTCGGCTACTTTAGTTGGTGCAATCGTTGCCCTGGCCATTACTTATTTCCTTACGATCAAATATTCTAGGCAAATTTGTATTTTTGTTTTCAAACGGATTCCACACGAAGCGATGCTCGGTTTATTCTTTAGTTTAGTCCTCCTTCTCGCCTTTATGGATGGCGGTTGGATGAATGTGGCCGGTGTTTTTCTTGTTGGATTTGTTGCGGGAACACTACATCGTACAGGGGTCAATTACGGGGTACAATTTATGACACTTTATTCTGCACCGTGGATTATTTCACTGCTTGCAAATCTTTAATTTTGAAAGGAAAGATGACATGCCTGAACATAGAAAGTTTGAACAGGTGACTGCTAAGGCGCATGCGAACATCGCCTTAATTAAATATTGGGGGAAACGGGATGAAGAATTATTTCTACCGATGAATTCCAGTCTTTCGGTCACACTAGACAAATTTTACACAGAAACTTCTGTACAGTTTTGTGGGAAATTAAAAAAAGATGTTTTTATCTTTAACAACAATATTGCGGATGAAGCCGAAACGAATAAGGTTTCTAATTACTTAAACCAAATACGAAAAATGGCAGGAGTGGAGCGGTATGCAATGGTCCAGTCAGTTAACCACGTGCCAACCGCCGCTGGATTTGCTTCCTCGGCTTCTGGATATGCAGCACTTGCATCCGCTGCTGTACGAGCAATTGATTTAGATATCGATCAGAAGAAACTGACGCAAGTGGCACGAATTGGGTCAGGTTCTGCCTGTCGTTCCATTTATGGCGGTTTTGTTGAATGGACAAAAGGAGATTTAGAAGATGGTTCTGATTGTTATGCTAGACAGCTTGAAAACGAAGACTATTGGGATTTAAGCATTCTTGCCATCCAATTATCTGCCGAAGAAAAGTCCCTTTCAAGCCGTGCGGGAATGAAACTTACAGTTGACACTTCCCCCTATTACGAACTATGGGTGAAAGAGGCCGGGAAGGATCTTGCGACACTAAAAGATGCGCTTCGTCATAAGGATTTTGAACAACTTGGTCAAGTAACCGAATCCAATGCGTTAAAAATGCACGCAACTACCTTGGGCGCAAATCCTCCTCATTGGTACTGGGAACCAGGCACCATCTCCGTCATGAATCAAGTACGAAAACTGAGGGATTCTGGGATTCCGGCATATTTTACAATGGATGCAGGGCCAAATGTATTTGTTTTATGTCAGCAAAGAGATAAAGAAGTTGTTGAGCAAACGCTTCTTACCCTTAAAGAAGTTCAAAAAATATATGTTTGCCAGCCCGGCCCTGGGGTATCCTACTTGGCAAAATAACGATTGAAGATAAAGGTGGATAGATATGACTGTTTCAAGTTACCGGATAAAAGTTCCAGGTAAAATGATGATTGCTGGAGAATATGCAGTATTAGAACCTGGACAACTAGCGGTTGTGGGTGCCATTACCCGTTATGTGACTGTCAGGATTGAGGATGGGACGAAAAACGCCCTCTCCATACCAGCGTTTGGGCTAAAAGAGATTACATGGGGTGATGATTCTGAATGTCTATTGAGCACGAAGGATCATCGGCTTCGCTTCATTCAAAATGCGCTGGTTGTTGCGACTCGCTTTCTTCGCGAAAAGAATGTGCCCATTCAGAAGTGCTCGATAACCACCTTAAGTGAACTTGATGATAAAGACTCAGGGGTAAAATATGGGCTTGGTTCAAGTGCAGCAATCACAGTAGCGGTTGTGACCGCAATGATAAAATTCCATCTTAACGATGAGGATGACATATCGCAGGATAAAATTTTTAAATTAGCTGTGATTGCCCATTTCTTAACACAACAAAATGGATCGGGAGCAGATATTGCCGCGGCCGTTTATGGCGGACTCCTCGCCTATTGTACTTTTAATAGCGATTGGTTAAAGGAGAAATTGGAACATGACGAGCCATTCACGTCATTAGTCGAGCAGCATTGGCCGGATCTTATGATTGAGCGGCTGAATCCTTCCGAAGCGTTCTCCATGTCTGTCGGCTGGACAAAAGAGTCAGCTGCAACCGGGCCAATGGTCAATAAAATACAGACCTTTCAACTGGAAAGTCCGCTTATGTATGCGCGCTTTTTAGAGGAAAGCCATGCTGCTGTCACCCGTTTCATTCAGGGAATCAAAACAGATCATCAACAAGACGTGTTAGCAGCGATAAAGGAAAACCGTCTATTGCTGAAACGTCTCGGTGAGGATGCAGGTGTACCAATTGAAACAGCGGAACTCACTAATTTATGTCAGATTGCTGAAAAGTTCGGGAGTGGCAAATTGTCTGGAGCAGGTGGCGGAGATTGCGGAATAGCTTTCTTAAACGACTCGGAGCAGAAGCATAACTTAATGGAGGCTTGGCAAGCCGCAGGGATTGAACCACTTGATCTGGAAATTTCAATTCCCGGTGTCACCTTCATTGAATATGATCGTAAACTAGCGTTAGGTCAATACTTACAAATCCAGCATCAAGAATAGATGCTGGATTTTGTTTTTGTTTCTGCAAATCAAAAAACGCGTGCCTGTACACGGCACAATTCAGTCGCAATTATTGAGTTTTGTGGTGCAAAAACATACCAAAGGTTAAAGCTTACACTCCAACACTTCTTTTCCATTATCAATCATATCCTTTTAACAAACGACTTCTCCGTTCTCGTAGGTTCCTTGCCTCCCTCTTTCTGGCATTCAGTTCCCACTGTAATTCGCCATTGATTCGTGGATCTTGCCGGTCCATCGTACTCCTTCCTGTCGATCCAACTATCTTACGCACCTTCTCTATTTCATCTTCAAAAAATAACATGTCCATTCCACCTCCCTACACAATCATTAAAGAGAAAAAACACAACAATTCTCCTTTCTATAGAATACGCAAGTAAAGTAAGCCCGCAGAGGTTATGCGCACAACGGAAATATTTTTTGTTTTTTTGGTGCCATTCACTCAAAAAAACATGGATATTGTAATATTCATGTTTTTTGATTTAACGTGATTGTTTTAGTGACTGGAACCTAAGCCTTGAATTGTGTGCTAAACACGACCATTTTGACAATAAACCGTGACATTTCTCACAGTAGCCAATCCTTTTTTTATGTTAAAATCATTTCTATCAAATTTAAAGACTCATTGAAAAGAGGTTTGTGAATGATTGAACTTACTGCAACTGCAGAGTCGGTTGATCAAGCGAAAGCGTTGGTCAATGCCGGGGTTGATACATTATATATTGGGGAAGAACAATTTGGGTTACGCTTACCTACCGCATTTTCCCTAGATGAAATTAAAGAAATTACATCGTTTGCACATATACACAATAAACGCGTTTGTGTAGCGGTAAATGCAATTATGCATAATGAACAGATTGAAGAAGTCATTCCGTATCTGGAGTTTTTACAACAGATTGGCGTCGATGCCATTACGGTTGGTGACCCGGGTGTAATTCATTTATTAAAAAAACATGACATCGAAATTCCCTACGTTTACGATGCCCAAACATTGGTCACCAGTGCGAAACAAGTTAACTTTTGGGCAAAACGTGGTGCAGTCGGTGCTATTCTAGCAAGGGAAATTACATTTGAGGAATTA
This window of the Sporosarcina pasteurii genome carries:
- a CDS encoding DnaB-like helicase N-terminal domain-containing protein codes for the protein MTERSEQIEKSVLGTMLAENYLITDSEVKIDFFISHIHKNIFSCMQD
- a CDS encoding tripartite tricarboxylate transporter permease gives rise to the protein MDITLLLQMVGIAMLAAIIYTIIGVAPGTDETATIAPVILVLVLSGLEPILVLTFFMSAIVSSKLTDSIPVALAGIPGGVMATPQVEHALILKKHGLTDVTIRKMASGSVIGTLVSVPVSLLFAHALIPFADVIKEYGSSLFFAGAIILALISKNRWVALVSILPFALLIEGLRHLYWDTGVVPAGTNVFISFFLGITIGPMIVTLFGLLNKEKRDRLERFGKKDIYFKQEKIDGIKANPFTILTKKEIGFSSLSSAIGSIAFILSPVGLTTFLGEVFTSRIKDPVKKASLAIASMDALANATYISGVLIPLIALGIPLSPTAMGPGNPLFNAPPVFTIDHNLHHILSNGDFISATLVGAIVALAITYFLTIKYSRQICIFVFKRIPHEAMLGLFFSLVLLLAFMDGGWMNVAGVFLVGFVAGTLHRTGVNYGVQFMTLYSAPWIISLLANL
- the mvaD gene encoding diphosphomevalonate decarboxylase encodes the protein MPEHRKFEQVTAKAHANIALIKYWGKRDEELFLPMNSSLSVTLDKFYTETSVQFCGKLKKDVFIFNNNIADEAETNKVSNYLNQIRKMAGVERYAMVQSVNHVPTAAGFASSASGYAALASAAVRAIDLDIDQKKLTQVARIGSGSACRSIYGGFVEWTKGDLEDGSDCYARQLENEDYWDLSILAIQLSAEEKSLSSRAGMKLTVDTSPYYELWVKEAGKDLATLKDALRHKDFEQLGQVTESNALKMHATTLGANPPHWYWEPGTISVMNQVRKLRDSGIPAYFTMDAGPNVFVLCQQRDKEVVEQTLLTLKEVQKIYVCQPGPGVSYLAK
- a CDS encoding conserved phage C-terminal domain-containing protein: MNLLINESPLIVLPSLVKEVGLNEAILLQQLHYKSLISKNIRDGYKWVYRTYEEWKNEEFFFWSERTIQRVIHRLEEKGFIVSTDAYNRMKMDKTKWYRINYSMLQHQTGQNDLSNVTKSPEGEAQSVMSSDDKMSLAITKEVKSIKKHTVGQHPDAVAVINYLNEKAGKQYKASSKATERLVNARFREGYELADFKNIIDTKVNMWLNNTHWNKYLRPSTLFNATNFENYLEEFRSANGTRSATNNGLPILPELDFSKGEE
- a CDS encoding DnaB helicase C-terminal domain-containing protein; amino-acid sequence: MMDPAALGGANYLADLTSFASPTKFDSYVEMMLEEWKNREKNKILFQAKEGGWEIGAIQKAFEDLEKEGSAGMETSIQADLIRMAERPFEPMAHVPGVSTGLNALDKLLDGFQPAELIIIAARPSMGKTDTLNHFALHAGVAGYKPIIFSLEMSKVSMIDRLIAVTGRYNRLRMRDPYQHFTEKQKSNWMPTLSELATTNIHIDDRAGLKVSQMRSTARKIINTDPHLKPIIFIDYLQIIQGEYPKNNRTEVVGQISNDLKQMAKEFNCPVVCLSQLNRGVEVRDDKRPVMSDLRDSGNIEQDADVIGFLYRDDYYDKDTEKPNVLEINIAKHRNGPTGTVAVRYVKETGVLYNIDWNAERLA
- a CDS encoding homocysteine S-methyltransferase family protein: MKRSLEQRLKDGPVIVGEGYLFELERRGYLQAGSFVPEVALDNPDALKQTYRDFMNAGSDVVLAFTYNAHREKMRIIGKEELLEPLNRNAIRLAKEVAKEHPTEEALVAGNISNTNIFDPEDPASKDQVRSMFAEMVKWCKEEEVDFINGETFYYHEEAVIALEEILKHDLPAVITLGLMGENILRDGYTVEESCRILSEKGALVVGMNCFRGPDTMQPYLEKIRQNVEGYVGALPIPYRTTEENPTFFNLPDAGCSCELPLETTFPTALDPLYHNRYELAEWAKAAKEIGVNYIGLCCGASPAMLRAVAEAVGVETINSRYSPDMEKHFLFGEDETLKKHNLEYRVKA
- the mvk gene encoding mevalonate kinase — translated: MEDFLASKRNTSGFSHSKIILTGEHAVVYGNPAIALPFPLKVEAIIEEITSDIIVESTFYTGPLEQIPTKLKGISACIQQVLSDLNRPCDKLKITIHSQIPIGKGLGSSAAIAVAIVRGLFSFFETKLDDETLAAFVHTAEVYAHGNPSGIDMATAMSDTPIWFQNGDIVRLEVTSPLHFVIADSGRIGNTQKTVSRVRALYDKDEVLKENSLRRMKEIAFAAKSAMAKGDILELGKLLNKNHSELIRIGVSDDGLNQLVHTAKKAGALGAKLTGGGDGGCMLALTDSKEKAEEISSALASAGAHQTWCFTIES
- a CDS encoding OFA family MFS transporter, with protein sequence MGRLENKWMRAVLPALLIHCSIGTVYCWSLFKNDIASYIGKPIGEVEWAFSLAIFVLGMSAAFGGRFVEKDIHKSSLLAALFFVVGMAGTGFFIYQKSLIGIYISYGIVMGIGLGIGYLTPVKTLMLWFWKQKGLATGFAVAGFGLAKVIASPLMEYLLGERNNEGMLVHTANVYTMFYMLAGIYLVMMVIGHVLLKKPAGFEEENVQSQSFSYKKVLTNKTFIGIWLMFYINITCGLALISQEKGILAFIGFGAIGLVSSLTAVFNAGGRLMFSSLGDRLQDRNTVYKMIFISSIAALFATIVLDGIQQSSAILIILLLCVVNAGYGGGFSSLPPLLSDRFSLNSISTVHGLALSAWAIAGLSGNQLSALILEKTHSYDVVLYVIMALFTVATFISMFVVKPDKVFLESEEVDRGKEMVASKVFSK